Within the Salvia hispanica cultivar TCC Black 2014 chromosome 4, UniMelb_Shisp_WGS_1.0, whole genome shotgun sequence genome, the region GACCTCGGCCTCTTTTCCATTCTGGGAGCTGCTTCGTTCCTCGGTGGCACCATGAGGATGACAGTATCGCTTTGCGTCATACTCCTAGAGCTTACCAATAACCTACTCATGCTCCCTTTAATAATGCTTGTCCTCCTCATTTCGAAGACAGTGGGAGACAGTTTCAACCGCGGTATCTACGATCAAATTGTGAAGATGAAAGGGCTGCCATACTTGGAAGCCCATGCGGAGCCATACATGAAGCACCTGGCTGCAGGGGACGTTTGCTCCGGCCCGTTGATCACCTTCTCTGGCATTGAGAAGGTTGGGAATATAATGCATGCTCTGGAGATGACCGGGCACAACGGGTTTCCAGTGGTCGATGAGCCTCCATTCACAGATGCACCGGAGCTCTGTGGCTTCGTGCTGAGGTCTCATCTACTGGTGCTGCTCAACCGGAAGAAGTTCGCCAAGAACAGGGCGGTGTGTGGTGGTCAGGCTCTGAGGATGTTCGATTCCTTCGACTTCGCTAAGCCTGGGCTGGGGAAGGGGCTTAAAGTCGGCGACTTGGACTTAACCGCGGATGAAATGGAGATGTATGTTGATCTCCATCCTATCACCAACTCATCACCTTACATGGTTGTAGAGACCATGTCTCTTGCCAAAGCTGCCATCCTCTTTCGACAACTTGCCCTCCGACACTTGTGTGTTATCCCCAAAACGCCCGGGGTAATTTTTTTCAGTCCGCATCTGCATTGTATTCATAGTAGCTTTTTTGGATCATTTGACATGTTCTCTACTTGGCATTTTGCAGCGAAATCCGGTGGTCGGAATCTTGACAAGGCACGATTTTATGCCGGAGCATGTATTGGGGCTCTACCCTGAGCTTATCCACCACAAGTAGACAGCCTTGgatcatcttcttcctcgtGAATTTGCAAGATTTAGTtgataaatgttttatttttggttctCTGAAAACGAGGCCAAACtatcaacataaaaaaaaaatatttttaggtAAACCAATAGCATAAAGAATACTAACAAACAATTCAGTCATTCAGCTcgattgttttaaattttttttctttggagTAAATATCCCCACTTGCTTGGTAAGTGGCTTTTTAGACGCACATGACATTAGCAAGGGTGTGGAAGTAgaattatttacaaatttgtgCAAGGTGGTTTTACCCTGCAACATATGTACAATGTGCTTTTCCCTGTCCACCTGCATCTGCTACACACTATAAATAGTCAACCTTCTTGTCCATCTTCTAAGGTATGGTAATCAACCTCATCTGATACTTCATTCGATCGAAAGGGGTTGGCAATGGCAATACTGCCGTCTCTTCCCTATTGGTGTTCTGTCGCTCACCACTTCAAGTGGCATTGTCCTTAAACGGCCCAGATTCACGCAACACTTTCATAACATACTCGAGCTGTACAGAATTTAACAGAAAAAGTTGACATAACCGGGTTCAAATGCTTGAAGTACCATGAAGAAGATAGCCAAATGCATTTGTTGCAGATGTAAACACAATCTAACAGAGAAAGATTGGTTCTAAAAGAAATGACCTGAGCTTGTTCTCGTATCAAGAAATTTGAAATCGACTTCCTGAAGTCTTCATCCAAGATATAGTGGCAGCTGTAGGTCGCTACCGGCATATAACCTCTCTGGATCTTATGCTCACCTTGCGCTCCAGCCTCTACCTTGTCAAGGTTGAGTTCAATCGCTGCTTCTATGGCCTGCCATATTATAGATCcgttataaaaaataagtatctcgattttatttttcccacTACGCAGCTCACATCTGAATGATGGCCACCATAGATCCTAGAGTATGATTAATGATCATCATTTGAATTTCACACATGAATTAAAGGTTTGTGCGGACATCATGAATGATGGCACAAAATTTGACATAAATAGTATCTGTTCAATTCAACGTTACAAACACAAGCCATGCAACAATGGAACGGAAGTGAAGTAGAAACCTGATAATAGCAGGCTTCAAAGTGCAGATTTGGGTAGTATGCATGAGGAAGACATCCCCATAATCGTCCGTATATTGTGTCTCCTCCAATAAGATTAAGAGCTCCAGCAACGAGTTCATCCCCTTCTTCTGCAGTAACAAGTAACACCCCGTCACCCAGCTTTGAAGCCATTTCGTGGAAGAAATCTCTTGTTAGATAAGCACTTCCCCACCTGAagacatttaaaaataaaggtTCATAGAGGAattgtatttttctttaaatgtTAAATTCGATTTATATGTTCGACAGAACACTAGAGTTTAGTGAACAAACTTATTGTCTGTGGTGTTCCGGTAGAACTTATAGAATGTGTCCCAGTGTTTAGCCTGCAAACGTTATAGACATAGAAAGTTagaattttgaagaatgttggTGAAAATCACtagtgaattaattataacaattTCTTCACATGGTTTAACCATATTTAGTGTCCCCAACTTCACGTGTTTCCGAAAATGTCCCTAacttttttatcttaaaaaaaacCCCAATTCTGAGAAAGTTTGAAATGTCCCTAACTTACCTCTTCAATTAAACTATAATGCACTTAAGGATCCGACAAGTTGACTCATTATTGTGTTACCCTATTATGTCAAGCGTGACACGAGTCAAACTTTAAGCAAAATTAAGGAtttttttaagagaaaatgaagGGGATATTTTTCTGAAAAGGGTTGAAACTTGGGGCACAAAACATGATTAGccattttcataatatatttCCAATGTacaattatgaatttttttggattcAGATTAGAAAGAGAAGGCCACCTAGCTGAAAAGCTCTTacattttatggaaaaaatgCATGctgataataaaaaagtaccTTAATCTCATATCCTCGCAGGCGTTTCATGGTCAAATTCTGAGCAGAAATCTGCAGGATGGAATGATTTAGGAGATTATCAGCAATTTCTTCTGCTGAAACAAGCCATTGAATTGAATACGAGAGACTACATTTATGATTAACAATCAAGGATAAGTTGGACAATGCTAATTCAACATCCCTGATTTCCCTTTCCAAGATCAAATCACTTAGGGAGATTCAAAGCCTCTACTACCTGCATTTCTTCAAAACAAATCTTGATTGGCAGATAAAGAATGCAAGCGTTGTAGTTGGTAAAGAGTGTAATTCATACTATATGTTTATCATCAAACAATTTCTAATTCGGTCAATATGTCTATATACCTGCATTTTCAATTATCACTTTGCCAATGCATTcaacttatttccattttaatgaTACTTTTTCATGTTCCCggataaaataaactaaccaTGATACAGGACAAATTCTGGAGTACAAATTCGTTAAATTCTGCAGTATAGAGTTGGTAAACTTTTACAGCCAGAAATAGAGTATTATAAGGTATCTACATAAACTAATGAATCTCCTGCTGGAGTAACAAAATGTGGAGTCCGAGTAAACGACCCAGGTGTTTCAGAAAATACAACTAAATTGTAGCCTATACGCCTGATGATTAGTTTAAagcttcttttacttttacttcATGAGATGGTTTCATGGTCCACAAATCTTTCTATCTATTGTCAAATGTAGCAAAAGAACAACAAGATGAAAGGCTCTGACAGTACCTTCTTCCGCTCTTGCCgaatagtttttcttttactttgtttcatGTCCAtcaaaaaatcatcaaaactgcgcataaaattaaaatcccaTCATTGATAACAAAGTCCGTCAAAAGTCAagaataatttcttaaatatagGTACATGTGTAGCAAAGTTCTGTGATCAGGTCAACCTCTATAATTGCAGGAAAAAAGGTTTTGCAAATGAGGCAATACATTCTAGCAATCATGTGAGAAATAATGGCTAACCATTCTCCCTCAAGTGTGAGTTAAAACTAGTAATGACTAACACCCTTTTACTTTGGCCTATtagcaaacataaaaaacacCATGTTTCCACCCACCGCGCACCCCAAGAAAACTAACTGTGAAACACTAGAAACAGCTCCCAGGAGATCTAATTTTTCTTAGAGACACCCATCAATGGCCCCATTTCAGAAAATTTGAAGGGTTTTGAAAGTCATTGGCATTCTACAAATGGGCCAAATATTAGCAGAGACTTTTCCGATTTATTGATGCTAGTGAGCGAATTAACTAGTAAACATATTTTTTGCATGACCGCCCAGTAAAAAAACTGCAATGTCAGAGAACCAGATTGTGCTTAAATCCCCTTTCGTCCCATGAAATTAGAAGTCTCCTTTCAATTTTCACACTGATTAGGagaatgaatttaattttctttcaaattacAATCTATGTGCATTTACTGTATTTTGCCTTTATTACTATTCCACACAtcaatttcacaaataatGAGTAAGgttaatttagtaaaaaaataagttttaataCAATTCCAATTAAGACTGTGGACTACATTTTGGGACataccaaaaaaggaatatgGGATTAATTTGGTGTGAGGAAGTAGTTGATTTGTTCATCTACACAGCTCATAAGAATTCACAATTGTGACTAAAGGAGATTGTCATTGTTTGCTACTTTGCTTTTCTGACATgacttcttttcttttcaggaatccattttctcatctcttGTAAACCACCCAAGAAGAAATAATGACTATTACTACTCCTAATGCAAAAGGAAACTGTGCAACACAGTTAAAAAACATTGCCAGTTTAATTCTTTCCATTACCCATTCAGCCATTGCACggagaaaattgaagaacCAAAATGAGGTTACCTTCTATAGTTATGATTTTTCCAGTGATACTGCATTCCCACTCTCTGCAAAAAACCCTTCTCTTTTAACTTCCCCGCCTCATCTGCAGAGGGGAAAGTGATGTGTAGTGATGAAACCTGATACTGGAATACACCAATATGTTAATATAAACAAtgagaaaacagaaaaataaatcatttcaGACTGTGAAAGACAATACATATGCAGTATGAAATTCAACATGGGTGAAAAATGGCTTAGCAGTATTTATTCTGGTAAATAAACATATTGAAGTTTTGTCAAGTTGCTTGTTTTCCTGTTCACAATCACATAGTGCCTATTTTACACAATAATAGAGAAAATGAGAGACCTGAAGTCACATGAATTACACCTTCACTATATCCATTCTTAAACAGGATAtgggcatatgcatatgcctacTCATGAAGTTTTTTAAAACTGGAcgacaatttttttctataaaaaaaataaaagaaaaattaaaattaatcaagttAGTGAAATGGAAAGGTATACTAAAGAGCAGAAAGTGCTACTGATGCATCTGTACACGATTAAAGCATTGCGTAAATCCgaaatgaaattaaagctATAGCAAGAAAGATATGTTAGATTCAATAGCCACCTTAATTGTCAGCGCCACCAATGCAGACACTAAAATATCAAAGACCTGATCCCGGTAACTTGTGTTACGAACTAAGATCCTTGGGCCAGTAACAGGTGTGAAAGGCACACAACATTGCAACTTTGGATAGTAGCTTGATCCACAACTATAATAGGCATCTGCCCATGAATGGTCGAAGACATATTCACCATAAGAATGGCTGCAGCATTGGACAAAACCACACCCAAAGCATGAAACATGTAAGAGAAGACTTGCAGCCACAACAACTATTTCAGAGTGCATGTGGCATGTGTTTGTGTGAATAGTTTTTACTTTTCATAATCAATATAAACATACCTTTTCAGATACAGAGGAATGACTCCAAGAACATTATCAGATTCATCTTGTGCAACAATATGTTGGGGAACCCATCCTGTTTCCTGGAAGGGATGTCAAACTATTACTAGTTCAGTGATGAGGGCACTTTACACGAATAGAGGCAAGATGTGCAGGCTATAAAGGTGGTATTGGCTTATGATTTCTACCACTTACATACTCACATATATTCGATTAAGTGGACAGAGCTTCAAGAAAACACTTTTCAAATCAAACTATCAAGATCATTTGCAAACCAAGAGAAGAGAAGCTAAGCCATggacaaaaattatttaatgtagGATTAGAGTTACTTGCCACCTAACATCTCGTCTTACGTGATTCACTCATACTCCCAAACTGTTTTCAAAGGAAATCAatctttttccactcacaagataataaaaattctctcttaatttaaatatagacAACATAGTCAGTTCATAAACTGAAGTtattatgtgttaaataagaaatgataaataaatggCAAGGCAATGCCACAAAAGTTGAACTTCCTAACCTTCACTGCACAACCTGTCTCCTCGAGGCTCGAAAGAAAACCATGGGTAAGAAATGGATTAAATTTGTCAGGGCCTGCAGCATCAACACTGCAAGCATCCCACTCATGTGGTAAAATCTCTGATATGGATGAAACCACTCGAACTGACAGCTTTCTGTCCTTGTCAAAACTACTTGTATCAccctattataaaaaaaatagtatcgAATCAACATTCTCATCACGAATTTGGCAGACCAAACACTAACATATTAAAGTTAAAGGAACACAAAAGCAAAACACCTCCGCCCCTAATTCTGACAAACTGAAGTCTCCAAGGGATAGCTCCTGTTTGGTGGGCTCAACGGCCTTCTTTGGCCCCCAAAATATGGCTTTTATGCTAAACCGAACATCTGAATTTGGGATGCGCCTTCCAGAAAAGGTTTTCCTCTGGGTAACAAGAGAATTAGATATGCAATATATCAAGCAGAAAAAACCTAAACACTAAGATTAGTCTACATCATGATGGAAGAAACCAGCAAAAGATAAGggcatatatttatataacatCAATTAGAGGCCATAGTTTAGACAACACAGAAACACCTTGAggtacatactccctccatcccacaagaGTGTGCTCAATTGCCTATAAAGAGTGACCACACTCTTaccggacggagggagtggtAAACTTTTTTCAACAGTGTTTGCATCTCTAAAACTAGAAGTAAAATACTGAGCATGTAAGGGAAATTGACTTTTTTTGTTGTTAGGGGATTTTAATATGGGAGGATTAGGAAATATTGAGATGGGAAAAACAGTTTGCACTTTGCATACAGCCCAAGATATACATTCTTCCATCTTTATCCCAGcaacataattaattgattattacTCCTAATGAAAATATCTGATAAATTAGAGCTTCATTTGTACAACCTTTTCACACtcaaaattacttttttcatcaGTGAGCAAAAAACTGTTCCCCTCATTCTTAATCTACAAACTATATCTaacaattttatgttttaggaacaaaatcaagaaGCATAAGGTAGTTAAGAATTAAGGAAAGAAAGATGGAAAGAAGTAGAGAAAATGGGAGCAACTTACAAGGGTACGGCCCAGAAATGGAGGAGAAACGGCCACGGCGACAGCCATGGCAGTTGGCATCACAAGTGTTTCTCTTTGCTCTCACTCTCAGTCTCTCACAAATATAgctatttgtttattttacttatttaatttaattcaatttaattcaattcttaaaaaaaggcaaaatgatcaaatacaCCATTTATGTTTACACCCAAAATTATCGATGTATTTTTAGGTACAAGCCATTAATATTTACGATTCTTATTATATATAGCGTCTCTCTTTGTACCaccctaattaatttttttttcttttgtatatttaattttaaaataataataataataataataataataaataattacttttgtttagggaaaaaattaattacttaagctcattataattgtattacgaaaaaaatcactcc harbors:
- the LOC125185239 gene encoding uncharacterized protein LOC125185239 isoform X2, producing MPTAMAVAVAVSPPFLGRTLRKTFSGRRIPNSDVRFSIKAIFWGPKKAVEPTKQELSLGDFSLSELGAEGDTSSFDKDRKLSVRVVSSISEILPHEWDACSVDAAGPDKFNPFLTHGFLSSLEETGCAVKETGWVPQHIVAQDESDNVLGVIPLYLKSHSYGEYVFDHSWADAYYSCGSSYYPKLQCCVPFTPVTGPRILVRNTSYRDQVFDILVSALVALTIKYQVSSLHITFPSADEAGKLKEKGFLQRVGMQYHWKNHNYRSFDDFLMDMKQSKRKTIRQERKKAKHWDTFYKFYRNTTDNKWGSAYLTRDFFHEMASKLGDGVLLVTAEEGDELVAGALNLIGGDTIYGRLWGCLPHAYYPNLHFEACYYQAIEAAIELNLDKVEAGAQGEHKIQRGYMPVATYSCHYILDEDFRKSISNFLIREQAQLEYVMKVLRESGPFKDNAT
- the LOC125185239 gene encoding uncharacterized protein LOC125185239 isoform X3 — translated: MPTAMAVAVAVSPPFLGRTLRKTFSGRRIPNSDVRFSIKAIFWGPKKAVEPTKQELSLGDFSLSELGAEGDTSSFDKDRKLSVRVVSSISEILPHEWDACSVDAAGPDKFNPFLTHGFLSSLEETGCAVKYQVSSLHITFPSADEAGKLKEKGFLQRVGMQYHWKNHNYRSFDDFLMDMKQSKRKTIRQERKKISAQNLTMKRLRGYEIKAKHWDTFYKFYRNTTDNKWGSAYLTRDFFHEMASKLGDGVLLVTAEEGDELVAGALNLIGGDTIYGRLWGCLPHAYYPNLHFEACYYQAIEAAIELNLDKVEAGAQGEHKIQRGYMPVATYSCHYILDEDFRKSISNFLIREQAQLEYVMKVLRESGPFKDNAT
- the LOC125185239 gene encoding uncharacterized protein LOC125185239 isoform X1, whose protein sequence is MPTAMAVAVAVSPPFLGRTLRKTFSGRRIPNSDVRFSIKAIFWGPKKAVEPTKQELSLGDFSLSELGAEGDTSSFDKDRKLSVRVVSSISEILPHEWDACSVDAAGPDKFNPFLTHGFLSSLEETGCAVKETGWVPQHIVAQDESDNVLGVIPLYLKSHSYGEYVFDHSWADAYYSCGSSYYPKLQCCVPFTPVTGPRILVRNTSYRDQVFDILVSALVALTIKYQVSSLHITFPSADEAGKLKEKGFLQRVGMQYHWKNHNYRSFDDFLMDMKQSKRKTIRQERKKISAQNLTMKRLRGYEIKAKHWDTFYKFYRNTTDNKWGSAYLTRDFFHEMASKLGDGVLLVTAEEGDELVAGALNLIGGDTIYGRLWGCLPHAYYPNLHFEACYYQAIEAAIELNLDKVEAGAQGEHKIQRGYMPVATYSCHYILDEDFRKSISNFLIREQAQLEYVMKVLRESGPFKDNAT